In Natronomonas halophila, one DNA window encodes the following:
- a CDS encoding helix-turn-helix domain-containing protein, whose amino-acid sequence MSNAQSGSGTRLTLDLWHPNCWACESTSEVPGGVLAHAIYNTPKADIERDSVNGLFTAFADSTEEIEELLSTIESSPHSGELLELQERFGTGHAAPGNVVREFFLEYDPGDMVCPVLLEHGFVHSQPVRIQNGREYWQVSFAGERGDIQSALDGVREDASAEVTIERIASAGETGSRERNRRLDALTPTQRKVFDLAREMGYYEWPRGCSTRDLADELDVSKTTLLEHLRKAEAKLLDPSSDR is encoded by the coding sequence ATGAGTAACGCACAGTCCGGGTCTGGAACACGGCTCACGCTCGATTTGTGGCATCCGAACTGTTGGGCCTGCGAGTCGACGTCGGAGGTACCGGGCGGTGTGCTGGCACACGCGATTTATAATACGCCGAAGGCGGACATCGAACGGGACTCCGTCAACGGCCTGTTTACGGCGTTTGCCGACAGCACCGAGGAAATCGAGGAGTTGCTGTCGACCATCGAATCCTCGCCACACAGCGGCGAGTTGCTCGAACTACAGGAGCGATTCGGCACCGGCCACGCGGCGCCGGGCAACGTCGTCCGGGAGTTCTTCCTCGAATACGACCCCGGCGACATGGTCTGTCCGGTGTTGCTCGAACACGGTTTCGTCCACAGCCAGCCGGTCCGCATCCAGAACGGCCGCGAGTACTGGCAGGTGAGTTTCGCCGGCGAGCGCGGCGACATCCAATCGGCCCTCGACGGCGTCCGCGAGGACGCGAGCGCTGAGGTCACCATCGAACGCATCGCCTCCGCGGGCGAGACCGGCAGTCGTGAGCGGAACCGCCGCCTCGACGCCCTGACGCCGACCCAGCGGAAGGTCTTCGACCTCGCACGCGAGATGGGCTACTACGAGTGGCCCCGTGGCTGTTCGACGCGCGACTTGGCGGACGAACTCGACGTCTCGAAGACGACGCTTCTGGAACACCTGCGAAAGGCCGAAGCGAAACTGCTGGACCCGTCTAGCGACCGATAA